From the Polynucleobacter acidiphobus genome, the window CCCTTAACCACACTGATGGCGTAATCAAGGTACGCGCGCTCAGCGTAGACGCCTAAGGATAAGAACTCCTCAGGATTGGTATTAGCCTTAGGCCGCTCTTGCGTAAAGAGATCCCCCTGCTCAGGAATTGCTTTCTTATTGTTAGTCGATGCGGGTTTCTTAGTCGCCATGCTGTGTCCTAAATGTCGGCTTCTACTTCGTTGCCGCGCTCTTCTAACCAATCACGGCGCGCACCAGATTCTGCCTTGCCCATCAGCATATCCATGGTCTTAATGGTCTCGCTCTCACTCATCTCGCCCAAGGTGACTGGTAGGAGACGTCGGGTATCTGGATTCAGGGTGGTATCCCACAATTGCTCCGCACTCATCTCACCCAAGCCCTTAAAGCGCGAGATCTGCCATGCGCCCTCACGCACGCCATCTTTGCGAAGCTTATCCTCAATGGCAATCAGTTCGCCCTCATCGAGTGCGTAGATCTTCTGTGCAGGTTTCTTGCCTCGTGCAGGTGCATCAACGCGATACAGTGGTGGTCGCGCAATATAGACATGACCGTTCTCCACCAAGCGTGGGAAATGTTTATAAAAAAGTGTGAGTAACAGCACCTGAATATGCGAGCCATCCACATCGGCATCGGACAGTATGCAAATCTTGCCGTAGCGTAGGTTCCCTAAGTTGGGCTCATCATTAGGCCCGTGGGGATCAACCCCAATCGCTACTGCAATATCGTGTACTTCATTATTGGCAAAGAGCCGATCGCGCTCGGTCTCCCAAGTATTAAGTACCTTCCCTCGCAAGGGCAGAATCGCTTGGTACTCTTTGTTACGCCCCATCTTCGCTGAACCACCAGCGGAGTCACCCTCCACCAAAAAGATCTCATTTAAGAGAATGTCTTCACTCTCACAGTCGGTGAGCTTGCCAGGTAGCACTGCCACACCCGAGGATTTTTTCTTTTCCACCTTTTGCCCAGCGCGGGTGCGCGCTTGTGCTTGCTTAATCACGAGCTCTGCAAGTGCTTTGCCGTAATCCACGTGCTGATTGAGCCAGAGCTCAAGAGCGGACTTCACAAATCCAGAGACCAAGCGCACCGCATCGCGGGAGTTCAGGCGCTCTTTAATCTGCCCCTGAAATTGAGGATCCAATACCTTGGCAGACAAAATGAACGAAGCCCGAGCAAAGACGTCTTCGGGCATGAGCTTCACACCCTTAGGTTGCAAGGCGTGGATCTCAACAAAACTTTTAACCGCATTAAAGAGTCCTTCGCGCAAACCGCTCTCATGGGTTCCACCGGCTGGGGTTGGAATGAGGTTCACGTAACTCTCACGCACCGGTGCACCGTCTTCGGTCCAACTCACCACCCAAGCGGCGCCCTCACCTTCGGCAAAGGCTTCCTCATCGCCTGTTCCACTGGCGTAATGCTCGCCCTCAAACGCAGGAATCACTGGGGCGCTATGGCCGCCTTGTGCCAAGGCCTCATCAAGATAGCCTTTCAATCCTTGGGTATAGAGCCACGATTGGCTTTGACCGTTTTTCTCATGCACGAGCGTGACCTTGACACCCGGTAAAAGCACTGCCTTGGAGCGCAACAGGCGCTCAAGATCAGCCATGGGAATGGTGGCGCTATCAAAGTACTTCGGGTTAGGCCAGACACGCACTTTAGTACCATGTGCTTTATCGCCCTTGCTGGCCGCTTTGGATTTAAGTTTCTCGATTACATCACCATCAGCAAAGGTGATGTTGGAAACCTGTTGCTCACGCCATACCGTCACCTCGAGACGTTTAGCGAGCGCGTTCGTGACCGACACACCAACCCCATGTAAGCCGCCAGAGAATGCATACGCACCTCCACTGCCCTTTTCAAACTTACCACCGGCATGCAATTGGGTGAACACGATTTCAACGACGGGTTTTTTCTCTTGGGGGTGCATGCCCACGGGAATACCGCGACCATCATCTTCCACACTCACACTGCCATCGGTGTGTAAGGTCACCACTACTTCTTTACCGTAACCACCGAGTGCTTCGTCAGAGGCGTTATCCAAGACCTCCTGAATGATATGCAGGGGATTATCGGTACGGGTGTACATGCCCGGGCGCTGACGCACCGGCTCTAAGCCTTTTAAGACCTTGATGGAGGATTCGCTGTATTGGGATGGTTTACGGGTTGCCATGCGCAGAAATTGTAGTCATATCCCAAAGGCGGGTGACAAAAGCGTGGGAGAATAAGCCCATGGGAGCCTTAAGTCATATTCGAGTACTAGATCTTAGCCGGGTATTAGCCGGTCCGTGGTGTGCTCAGAACTTAGCTGATTTGGGTGCGCAAGTGATTAAAGTGGAGCGCCCGGGCGCAGGTGACGATACCCGTCATTGGGGCCCTCCCTTTGCTAAAGACTCGAATGGTCAAGACACCACCGAGTCGGCGTATTACATCTCGATTAATCGTAATAAGAAATCCATCACGCTCGATATCAGCACCCCCGAGGGTCAAGCGATTGTGCGCGATCTGGTCAAGACTTCCGATGTGGTGATCGAGAACTACAAGGTGGGTCAGCTAGCGAAGTACGGTCTTGACTATCAATCCTTATGTGCGATCAAGCCCAATCTCATTTATTGCTCGATCACCGGCTTTGGTCAAACCGGTCCTTATCAACATCGCCCTGGCTATGACTTCATCTTGCAAGGCATGGGTGGCTTTATGAGCATTACCGGTGAAGCGGATCATTTGCCGGGTGGTGGCCCTCAAAAGGCTGGGGTTGCGATCGTGGATTTATTCACAGGCATGTATGCCAGCTCAGCGATTCTTGCGGCGGTGATCCATCGCGATCACAGCGGTGAAGGTCAATACATTGATATGGCTCTCCTCGATACTCAAGTAGCAATGCTTGCCAATATCTCCAGTAATTATTTATGCAGCGGGGTCTCACCGCATCGCTGGGGTAATGCTCACCCCAATGTGGTGCCCTATCAAACCTTTCAGACCTCAGACAGTTGGATCATTGTGGCAGTCGGTAACGATAGTCAGTTCCGCAACTTCGTGAAAGTTGGTAACCGCGAGGCTCTTGCTGACGATCCGCGCTTTGCTACAAACCCAGCGCGCATTGAGCACCGCGCTGCACTAATCCCACTCTTAGCCGAGATGGTGAAAGAAAAGACCAAGGCACAATGGATTACTCTTTTGGAAGCAGCTGGGGTACCTTGTGGGCCCATTAATAATTTACTAGAAGTGTTTGAGAACGAGCAAGTGATCTCTCGTGGCATTGAGATGCGCGTGCCTCACCCAACTGCGGGCACCATGAAATTGGTCGCTAGCCCCATGCGTCTTTCTAAAACCCCGGTGGAGGTGCGCATGCCTCCCCCGCTGTTAGGACAACACACCGATGAGGTCTTGCACGAACTGGGTATGAGTGCCGCACAAATTAATGAACTGCATCAGAGAGGTATCGTATGACCCAGCGCGCACCCAGCCTATCGATGCTTCAAGTGCTGATCTTTGGCAGCCTAATGGTCACCCTCTCCATGGGGATTCGTCATGGCTTTGGTTTATTTAATATGCCCATCACCTCCGCCAACGGTTGGGGCCGTGAGACCTTCGCATTAGCAATTGCGCTCCAGAACCTCATTTGGGGATTTGCTCAACCCGTTGCCGGCGCACTGGCCGATCGCTATGGTCCGTTCAAGATCATGATCCTGGGTGGATTCCTCTATGCCGTAGGTTTGATTGGGATGGCACTCACCAATGATCCATTGTTATTCCATGTGGCGGGCGGCTTATCGATTGGTATTGGTCTAGCAGCGACAACCTACAGCGTGGTGTACGGCATTATTGGTCGCAATGTATCGCCCCAGAAACGCGTCTGGGCAATGGGGGTTACTGCAGCGGCGGGTTCTTTTGGTCAGTTTCTGATGATGCCGCTTGAGCAAGGCTTAATTACCAACTTTGGCGCCAACGAAGCG encodes:
- a CDS encoding CaiB/BaiF CoA transferase family protein, whose translation is MGALSHIRVLDLSRVLAGPWCAQNLADLGAQVIKVERPGAGDDTRHWGPPFAKDSNGQDTTESAYYISINRNKKSITLDISTPEGQAIVRDLVKTSDVVIENYKVGQLAKYGLDYQSLCAIKPNLIYCSITGFGQTGPYQHRPGYDFILQGMGGFMSITGEADHLPGGGPQKAGVAIVDLFTGMYASSAILAAVIHRDHSGEGQYIDMALLDTQVAMLANISSNYLCSGVSPHRWGNAHPNVVPYQTFQTSDSWIIVAVGNDSQFRNFVKVGNREALADDPRFATNPARIEHRAALIPLLAEMVKEKTKAQWITLLEAAGVPCGPINNLLEVFENEQVISRGIEMRVPHPTAGTMKLVASPMRLSKTPVEVRMPPPLLGQHTDEVLHELGMSAAQINELHQRGIV
- a CDS encoding DNA topoisomerase IV subunit B; the encoded protein is MATRKPSQYSESSIKVLKGLEPVRQRPGMYTRTDNPLHIIQEVLDNASDEALGGYGKEVVVTLHTDGSVSVEDDGRGIPVGMHPQEKKPVVEIVFTQLHAGGKFEKGSGGAYAFSGGLHGVGVSVTNALAKRLEVTVWREQQVSNITFADGDVIEKLKSKAASKGDKAHGTKVRVWPNPKYFDSATIPMADLERLLRSKAVLLPGVKVTLVHEKNGQSQSWLYTQGLKGYLDEALAQGGHSAPVIPAFEGEHYASGTGDEEAFAEGEGAAWVVSWTEDGAPVRESYVNLIPTPAGGTHESGLREGLFNAVKSFVEIHALQPKGVKLMPEDVFARASFILSAKVLDPQFQGQIKERLNSRDAVRLVSGFVKSALELWLNQHVDYGKALAELVIKQAQARTRAGQKVEKKKSSGVAVLPGKLTDCESEDILLNEIFLVEGDSAGGSAKMGRNKEYQAILPLRGKVLNTWETERDRLFANNEVHDIAVAIGVDPHGPNDEPNLGNLRYGKICILSDADVDGSHIQVLLLTLFYKHFPRLVENGHVYIARPPLYRVDAPARGKKPAQKIYALDEGELIAIEDKLRKDGVREGAWQISRFKGLGEMSAEQLWDTTLNPDTRRLLPVTLGEMSESETIKTMDMLMGKAESGARRDWLEERGNEVEADI